In a single window of the Salmo trutta chromosome 23, fSalTru1.1, whole genome shotgun sequence genome:
- the LOC115159717 gene encoding V-type proton ATPase subunit G 1 → MASQSQGIQQLLQAEKRAAEKVAEARKRKNRRLKQAKEEAQAEIEQYRMQREKDFKTKEAAALGSHGNSAVEVDKETVGKMGSIQTSYQQNREGVLGNLLKMVCDIKPEIHVNYRFAG, encoded by the exons ATGGCAAGCCAGTCCCAGGGTATCCAGCAGCTTTTGCAAGCTGAAAAACGAGCTGCAGAAAAAGTAGCAGAAGCCCGCAAAC GTAAGAACCGTCGGCTGAAGCAGGCCAAGGAGGAAGCCCAGGCCGAGATTGAGCAGTACCGTATGCAGAGGGAGAAGGATTTTAAGACCAAGGAGGCTGCG GCTCTTGGATCCCATGGTAACTCTGCTGTAGAGGTGGACAAAGAGACCGTGGGCAAGATGGGTAGCATCCAGACCAGCTACCAGCAGAACCGGGAAGGGGTGCTGGGCAACCTGCTTAAGATGGTGTGTGACATCAAGCCAGAGATCCATGTCAATTACCGTTTTGCTGGTTAA